In the Sedimentisphaera cyanobacteriorum genome, CAGTCAGTATTGCCTGAAATGAGCGATCCCTCGGCAGATCAACAGAATGCTCAGTGGTCTGAATCTACTGAATTACCATTTTTTTCAGGTCCTATCCCCTTTGTTCAACCGGACAGCGAACACCCTTTAATGTCTGAATTGCCGCATCATCATTGCCCAACAATCACATGGGCTCCCAATGGAGATTTGATTGCGGCTTGGTTTAATACAATCAGTGAAATTGGTCGTGAAATGGTTATTGTTTCAAGTCGGCTCCGTTATAATAATGGAGAGTGGGCAGATAAATGGGATACAGCCCGCTTGTTTTTCGCTCCCGCCGATCGCAATACTACTGGCAGCTCTCTTTTGAATGACGGTTTAGGTCGAATTTATTTCTTTAATGCTATCGGTGATTCTGGACATCACAGAGACCAGAGTATGATGATGAGTTTCAGTGAAGACAGCGGTAAGACATGGTCAAGCCCTAAAATCATCAGCGATTTAAAGAATAGGCATAAATACACACCAATGGACAGTGCTTTTGTAGAAAACGGCGGCCAAAGGATTGTTCTTTCGGTTGATTATGCCCCGATTGGACATAGTGCAAACGAAGCAGGTTCCGGCGTTTTTATAAGCCAAGACAGAGGTAAATCATGGTTAGACAAGATTAGTAACAAATCGAGGCCAAAAGTAGCTCATGGAAGTACGGATGGGCTCGTTGCAGGCTTTCATATTAACACGGTAAGATTAACTGATGGCCGATTATTGGCAATGGCACGCGGGCAGGGCAGATTTGATATCAATGGCCACATCACTAAGAGTTATTCAAACGATGAAGGAGAAACATGGACTTATCAAGAAAGCTGCTTCCCTGATATTAGCTACGGGCGAAGACTTGTTTTAATGCGGTTGAACAAAGGACCGATTATGCTGGTTTCCTTCACCGACCCAACTGACGGGATGGAGTTTTTGGACTCAAACGGAGATTCATTTACCGGTTACGGGATGTTTGCTGCCTTATCGTATGACGAAGGAAGTACATGGCCAACCCAAAAATTAATTACGCCGGGTAAAGGAACCTATGACGGAAAAGCCCATACAGGAACATTTAATGCAACTGCTACTCAGGCTGAACCCAAAGGCTACTTGGCAGCTACCCAAACCCCTGATGATACAATTCATCTAATCAGCAGCGGTTTGCATTATCAATATAATCTTGAATGGCTTGAAACTCCCGCAGATCCGCCTCCAGTACCAAACAACAGTTCAGAAAATAACTCTATTAGTCCGTTACTCAAGTGGAATAAAATCAATAACGCCAATTCGTACAGGGTTTATTTGGGGGATAGTACGGAAACAATGCAGCATTTACAAACTACAGCAGATTTAGAATATCAGGTTGCCAGTCCTCTGAAAGCAAAAAACTCTTATTTTTGGCGAGTAGATGCCCTTGATGAGCAAGGAGATCTTATCCAAACCGGTGATGTATGGAAGTTTACCACTGGCGGTTTATTCGGCTACTGGAAGCTTGATGAGGAAAGCGGAACCACGGTGAAAAATGCTATTGAGGGTGGTCCTGATGGTACGATTGTTGCCCCAAATAATGATTATTCCCGCGAGAGCGGTGTTATAGGCAAAGCTGTAAAGTTTAGTCCAATCGATCAGACGGGCGACAATGGCCCTCGAATAGAATTGCAGGACATTGGCTCTCACGCAGACATATATACCAATACATCCACTGTTGCGATGTGGCTGTACCTTGATGGTCATCAGCAGGATCCTACAGGCCTTTTCATTAACCGCGGAACCGGAACGGGATTTTGGATGGCAGGTTCCAATCGACATTTGAGATATATGTGGGACAGGGGCAATTATGGCAGCGATATTACTTTGCCGCTGAATAAATGGGTTTATTTGGCATGGGTTGTTGAGCCGAATAAGGCGAGCTTTTATTTGTTTGAAGACGGTGAGGTTCGTTCATGGGTCAACTCGCAATCTCATGGCCTTAACGCCTTCAGCGGTCCTACACGGATTGGTGCAGAAGTATTGCAGCGGGAGCGATTTTTGAGTGGAATGATAGACGATGTTCGCATATACAATCGTCCTCTTAGTGTATCGGAGCTTCAGGAATTTTACCAATGGGAGCCTTTGCAGTCCGATCTTAATAAAAACGGCGTCGTTGATGGAAATGATTTAATGTTATTTTTTGCGGAATGGATGTACAGTAGCATTGAATAGCACTTTTCCTGACTGAGATTAAGATTATAAGACTCTTGAAAATAATTATTTATCTAAATTAAAAGTACTAAAAATGAAACAGTCAAACAAAAAATCAGACGTTAATTTTGACCGCAGAAGCTTTTTGTATGCCGCAGCAGGGACGGCTGTTTTCGGGTCTCTGAAATCCAAGGCGAGCTCTGATTTCTCAGGCATAAATATCCAGAGCACCCTCAGCCCAGACGAAAAGCCCAACATAATCATTATGATGACAGACCAGCAGCGTTTCGATGCTCTGGGGTGCATGGGAAATAAGGCCGTTCATACGCCAAATATAGACCGGCTTGCCAAGGAGGGCACGCTGTTTGAACGCTGCTATGTGAGCAATCCGATATGCACGCCAAGCAGGGCTAGTATGCTAACGGGCAAAACAGTCCCCGGCCACGGGCTCTACCGCCTTTACGACAACCTGCCGGAGGATGAGGTTATGTTCCCTGAATACCTCCGCCGCGCCGGCTACAAAACCGCAATGTTCGGCAAGATGCACACCTCCGGCCGGCTCAAGGAATCTAAAGAAAGGCACCCGCACGACGGCTTCGAGATTTATAAATGGTGCATCGAGCCTTATATCCATCAGGACAGCCCACTGAATGGATACACCAAATGGCTGAGAAAGAAAGACCCCGCCTTTGCCGAGAAGCTCAGGAAACAGGGCAGGGATATAAGCAGAATCCCGCGAGAGCTTCATATGACAAAATGGGCAGCGGACAATACGATAGACCTTATAAACGATTACAAAGAGGGGCAGCCGTTTTTCGGCATAATGAGCGTTTTCGATCCGCACAACCCCTACGAGGGATATCCGCCGGAAATGGCAAAGCTTATTGATGAGGATAAAATCGAAGACCCGATGCTGAAAAAGAGCTCAGACGAGCCAGACCCAATAGCCTATGAAAGAAATAAATCACAGCTTGGCAGTATTGATAATTTCAGCCTTGAAGAGCTTCGGGAAATGAAAAAGAACTACCTTGCTACCATAGCATTCTTTGATGAGCAGGTTGGCAGGGTTTTGGATGCGATCGATGATAAGGGCATAGCCGAGAACACTATGGTTGTGGTAACCTCCGACGGAGGCGATATGCTCGGAGACCACAGGCTCCTTGCCAAGGGCGCCTTCCTCTACGAACAGAGCATCCGAGTTCCGCTGATAATGCGCTGGCCGAAGAAGATGCCCTCCGGCAAGCGGGTAGGAGATCTTACCCAGCTCCAGGACCTCGCCTGCACCTCGCTAAGCGCCGCAGGGATAATGAACGATAAGCTCCAGAGCACTATGCCCGAATCCGGCAACCTCACAGCTCTGGCCAACGGGAAGGCGGAGAGGTGGCGTGATTTTGCCGTCTCAACTTTCCGCAATACCGGGATTATGGTTGACGGGCAGTATCCAGACCCGCCAATACACGTAACGATGATAAGGGAAACCAGATACAAGCTCATTGCATACCTCAACCCCCGCGGCAGCGAGGAGCCGTTTGATGGACAGATCTTTGATATGCACAAAGACCCCCACGAACTGAACAACCTCTGGGACAGTCCTGAGCATTTGGAAATAAAGCTGCGGCTTATGTCAAGACTTGCCGGCTGGGAAACAAGGCAGGAGCTTATGCTCGGTTCGCCCATAGGCGGCGATGTCCCGGGCGAGAAAGAAAGGCTCGATAACCGCCTGAAAAAGTAATCGGCTGGAGAAAACGGTCAGCATTAAAATATTTTTGATTTGAGAGGATTAAAAATGAACCACAAAAAATCATTCAAAAACAGATCTGGATTAAATCGGCGTACTTTTCTCAAGTCTGCTGCTGGAGCAGCTTTTGCAGGTGCAGGAATAAAGGGGCTTTCCAGTTATGCTCAAGCAGCTTCGAATAGTTATTTTGGAAACACTGAGGGCAGTCTGCCTAATATAGTTTTTATTATGGCCGATGACTTAGGGTACGGCGAACTTGGCTGTTATGGTCAGGAAAAGATTAAAACGCCTAACATTGACAAACTCGCATCTGAAGGGATGCGTTTCACTCAGGCCTATGCCGGTTCAAGCGTATGTGCACCTTCACGCTCCAGCCTTTTAACGGGATTCCATAACGGTCATAACCGCATCAGGGACAATCTCCCGCATGGAGTGTTTCTGCGTCCGGATGATGTTACCGTAGCAGAAGTATTGCAGCAGGCTGGATATTATACCGGATGCGTCGGCAAATGGGGAGTCGGCAATCCCGGTTCATGGGGCGTGCCTGAGCATCAGGGATTTGATTATTTTTACGGACATAAGAATCAGGACCAGGCGCACTTTTACTACCCAGACTATCTTTGGGAGAATGACAAGGTTAAGCTGCTTCAGGAAATGGAAATTGTTAATGAAGTAGGGAAAATGGTGGGCAACAGAGGCGGAGAGAATAGATTCTACACTCACGACCTTTTCACCAAAAAAGCTCTTCAGTTTATTGACAGGAAACATAAGAGTCCGCTCTTCCTTTATCTGCCTTATACTATCCCGCATTTTTCGGATTATCCAGCGGGTACACCCGAACATTTCATCGTGCCCGATGATAAGCCGTACAGCGAAAAAGGCTGGACTCAAATCCAGAAAAATTATGCAGCAATGATTACACGAATGGATAAAGACGTTGGTAAAATAATTGAGCGGCTTAGAAAATACGGTCTTGAGTCAAACACGTTAGCAATATTTACCAGCGACAACGGCCCTTACGGCGGCGCACCAATAGACTTTTTTAACAGCCAAGGCCCTTTCCGAGGTAAAAAAAGAGATCTCTATGAGGGTGGTATTCGAGTACCTTTTATCGCAAAATGGCCGGGCGTAATAAAGCCGGGTACAAAGAGCGAACACATAATAGCATTTTGGGACATCCTCCCTACTTTAGCCGAAACTGCAGGACTAAAACCGCCTGGGAATATAGATGGAATTTCTTTTCTCCCTGTTTTGAAGGGCAAGCCCCAAAAAGAACACGACTATCTATTTTGGGATTACGGCCACGTACGGAAAACCTACAAAGCCGCCTTGAGAACTGGAAAATGGAAAGGGGTTTTTCAAACCGGCAGGCCGCCGGAATTGTATAATCTCAAAAAAGATAAGGGTGAAAAAATTAATATAGCAAAACAGCACCCTGAGATTGTTCAAAAAATCAGAGCTTTGATTAATAAAGCCCGTAAGAGCACTGAAAACTATCCAAACAGGGAATTGTAGTCCGCAAGGCAACCTGAAAAATAAGTTTGCTCAAATTAAAAAGGCATTCTGAAGTATTTAAATAACCGTTCAGAATGCCTTTATTTTATGGAGTTTTACGCTTTTTATGATTCAATCTCGGAAGGAGTGCAGTAATCCCAGCACTCAAACGGGATATTCATCTGTTCAGCCAATGCCTTCAGGTCAGCCAGATAATCCCCAAATATCGCCATTGGATGATTGCTGTTCAGGTTCTGCTCGATTTTCGCGCACAGCCTTAGATACCAGTGAGGCCAGTCCCTGTTGCATCTTTCCGTGCGTTTGAGCCACTGGTCATGCGTTGGGACATCGGTAACGCCTCTTCCCGCGCAGAGATACAGTTTGTTTTTCCTGTAGCTGAATCTAGCCCAAGTTGCCACGCCCGGCTTTTTCACAGCTGCCGAGCATGTTCCTCCGCCGGCCTTGAAATACATCGGCGTCTGCCTCTCGCTCCAAGCTCCTTCCAGAGACTCATTGCTGCCGTATGCGAAATGCGGAGCTAATGCGCCGGAATTAACAAACCAGTACAGCCCTTCCCTGCTGTCCCAGTAGCGAAGGTCGTTGAAGCCCACCGGCTGCCCGCCTGAGAGCAGTTTGAGAACCTGCATTGTTACAGCAGCCCCGTCATCTGCTTCGGTGGCTGAAACGAAAGTGTTCCCGTCGCCTTCAGGACGCAGTTTGTTGTTGAGGATCCCGAGGGTTAGGTCGGTGGCGGGGTAATGCTGGATCCAGTCGAGCTGGTCTTGAACGCCGATGAAATTAAGCCCGAATTCCTTCTTCAGCTCCAGAAGCGCATAATAAACTTTCATCTGGAATATAACCATATCCTTAGTGAGAACCTTCTCCGGATCGCTGCCCAGCTTGAATTCCATGCCGTTGTCTATGAGAAACTGCATTGCCTTTTCGGCTTTGCTCTCATCGATTTTTTCTGCCATCTTTGCGAGCCTGAGCCCGTCGAAGCCCAATCGGGCAATACCGAAATACTGAAGGAAATCCGCATCAGAGATCTTGTTCCACATCTCCATCGAACGCGGGCCTACTGCCCCGTAAATCATTCCTGAGAGCTGCTCTCTAACCTTTTCGGCATTCTCCCTGTTCTCCTGAGCAACAGGTATATTGATGCTCTTTTGCTCGGGGTATTCGTATTTGCCCGTTTCTAGGAATGTTTTCACTGCCTCAAAGTATGAATCGTGGTCTTCGAAATTTTCCACGAAGAATCTGCTTGTCTCAATCCCCACCTGCGAGCAGCCTGCAGCAGCGGCCATAAGCCCTACAGCGCCGGGGAAATCGGGTATCAGGCTTCCCAGCAGAAGCTTCCTGCAGTTTTCAGATGTCTGCCAGAGGGGGGATACCACAAAGTCCGGGTATGTCCAGCCTGCAAAGAAAACGATCAGCCTTTCTGCGCTGGATTTCTGAATGGTTTGCATTCCTTCGTAAACGCTTGAAGCAAAGCCTTTTGGATTTAGTATGTTCGGCTCCCAGCCCGCTTTCTTTATCACCTCGCAAATTTGATTTATCTGCTTCTCAGCCACGGGCCAAATGGTTTCATTGCAGACAGGGCGGGCATCCAAAGGCAGGTAAATATCGACGGTTTTGCTCATCTTGTTTTTCCTTTCAGTTAATTCTGACAGCTTTAATCACCACAAAATTGCTTTTGATTCGACAAATGCTTTTCTGTGAACATATTTACGCTTAAACCGGATTATATAGAATCTTCGGTTCGCTATGAATGCCAATTAACTTCAAAAAAATAACCATTTTCGGAAAATAAGATTTACTTGCCTCAAGCTTCGCTTAAACTTATCAGCATTGATTGAAACTCTGAAGAAAAGCAATATGAAAAAAGTAATACTCCTAACAGAAGGTCTGAGCACTTATGCCCGGCAGCTTCTGGACGGGCTGTCTGAGTATTCAAGGTTGAACGGCCCTTGGGCATTTTACAGGGAATCATTAGTGCCTTTCTACAGAGCAGGGCAGGGCGAGGCGCTGCCTGAGCATATTAGATCTCTCAATGCCCACGGGGTGATTGTGCGGCCTTCCAGCCCGAAGATAGCGCGGGCGGCTATGAGCCTTGGTCTGCCGGCGGTTGCATGCGATGATAATAATCTTATGCCGGATGTGCCGAATATTGTGAGCGATTATGAGGCTGTGGGCAAAATGGCGGCAGAGGATATGCTGTCCCGAGGATTCAAAAATTTCGGCTTCTGCGGCTTTGATGATATGTACTGGTCTGTACAGAGGCAGGCTTTCTTCAAAGAGACCATTGAGAAGGCGGGTTTCGATGTTAATATCTATTCAAGCCCCAAAATACCGGAACAAAACTACGCCGCTTGCGAGCTTTCAAGCTTAGCAAAGTGGGTGAGCTCTCTGCCAAAGCCTGCTGCTGTTATGGCATGCAACGACGACCGCGCAAATCAGGTGATTACATCCTGCAATATCACAGGGATTAATATCCCTGAAGAGGTTGCGGTTTTGGGCGTGGATAATGATACCCTGCTCTGCACCCTCTCGAACCCGCACCTCTCAAGCATCGCACTTGATGCGAAGAAAGCGGGATTCAAGGCTGCTGCCCTTCTCGACAGAATGATGGATGGGCAGGAAGTTGAAAATCAGGCGGTAACAGTGCGTCCTACGCACATAGAAAGAAGGCGTTCTTCAGATATATTTGCCCTTGAAGATGAGCAGGTGGCTGCGGCGGTGCAGTTTATACACAAAAACGCAAGAGAGCCGATTCAGGTAAGCGATGTGGCAAGGGAGGCAGCCCTTTCCCCGAGAGCCCTTTACAGCAAGTTTCATAAGTTTCTCGGAAGGAGCGTTTACGAGGAGATAAAGCGCGTTCGGATTACTGAAATCTCGCAAATGCTTCTCAGCACAGACCTGCCTGTTTATCAGATTGCCCTTTGCTTCAACTTCTCCAGCATAGAGCATATTGGCAGGTACTTCAAAAGCTATACGGGTATCTCGCCGCTTGCCTATCGGCAAAAATACATCACCCGCGGGTTGGATTGATTTAGCATATCGCTTTCTGAAAGATGCAAAGCCTTACATTTGCAAATTCTTTTCACTTCTATATATTAGCAGTCTCGAATTTGCCAGAGGATAAAATTTTCATCAGAAAATATTAAATTCAACCGAGGCAGTAATGGAAAATCAGTTCTTCATAGAGCTTCTTGAGGCGGGAATGGTGATTTGTTTCGGGGTGGCTTGGCCGATATCAATACACAAATCCATCACCTCCAGGACCTCCAAAGGCAAAAGCTTTGTGTTTTTGCTCGTGATATTCGCCGGCTACATACTCGGCGTTTCCAGAAAAGTAATTACAGACACATACAGCATCGCATTCTACGCATACTGCCTGAACCTGCTGATGGTGGGCACAGATTCATTGCTCTGGCTGATCAACCACCACCGGCACGACAAAAAAACCGCCCAATAGGAGCGAAAATTGCTTCAGTTCCTATCGAGCGGTGGTGTGTTCATATGATAAGGCTTTCAGCAGCCTGCCTGAACTACTCCGAAATTCATTATTTTCCCGAGCCTCTTGAGCTGCTGGGTATAATCCCCGTAAACCATCACAAGATGCGAGCCGTAGTCCTGGGTTTTCTCGAATACATCATCAATATCTTTCACTTGAATATTCACGCCAAGGCTGCATCCCCTTCGATGCATTCCGTATCCGCTTTGGATAGTCCCTTTTGTAACAAGCAGGCTGTTGAATGAAGGATTGAACCTGCCGAGGGTTACGGTTTCGCCCTTGTCTCTACCGAAGTTGTATTTCATTGTAGGCCCGAAGCCCTGAGCCGTGAAATTGCGCAGTTCAAACGGGAGAGACTCGTTTTCAAAGCCCTTCATCTTCATCCCGGGCACGCTGTGCCATACTGAAAGAATATTTTTCATACCTTGATATTCTTTGTAGTATTCGGGGTTGCCCATATATGCCGATTTTTTCGAGAGGTAGCTCATAGCCATCATAGCTGTCATTGCGTTGAAATCGAGCTGGCATGCCGATGGATAGCCTGAATCTTTCAGCAGTGTATGCGTAAGGCAGGGAGTAATTTTATGGTCTTCAGCTATTTCAAGCGGACACACTTCCCTGCAGCCAACGCCGAAGCAGTTGCAGTCGTTTTCGTCCATAAGCGATTTGATTGCC is a window encoding:
- a CDS encoding XylR family transcriptional regulator — protein: MKKVILLTEGLSTYARQLLDGLSEYSRLNGPWAFYRESLVPFYRAGQGEALPEHIRSLNAHGVIVRPSSPKIARAAMSLGLPAVACDDNNLMPDVPNIVSDYEAVGKMAAEDMLSRGFKNFGFCGFDDMYWSVQRQAFFKETIEKAGFDVNIYSSPKIPEQNYAACELSSLAKWVSSLPKPAAVMACNDDRANQVITSCNITGINIPEEVAVLGVDNDTLLCTLSNPHLSSIALDAKKAGFKAAALLDRMMDGQEVENQAVTVRPTHIERRRSSDIFALEDEQVAAAVQFIHKNAREPIQVSDVAREAALSPRALYSKFHKFLGRSVYEEIKRVRITEISQMLLSTDLPVYQIALCFNFSSIEHIGRYFKSYTGISPLAYRQKYITRGLD
- a CDS encoding sulfatase family protein produces the protein MKQSNKKSDVNFDRRSFLYAAAGTAVFGSLKSKASSDFSGINIQSTLSPDEKPNIIIMMTDQQRFDALGCMGNKAVHTPNIDRLAKEGTLFERCYVSNPICTPSRASMLTGKTVPGHGLYRLYDNLPEDEVMFPEYLRRAGYKTAMFGKMHTSGRLKESKERHPHDGFEIYKWCIEPYIHQDSPLNGYTKWLRKKDPAFAEKLRKQGRDISRIPRELHMTKWAADNTIDLINDYKEGQPFFGIMSVFDPHNPYEGYPPEMAKLIDEDKIEDPMLKKSSDEPDPIAYERNKSQLGSIDNFSLEELREMKKNYLATIAFFDEQVGRVLDAIDDKGIAENTMVVVTSDGGDMLGDHRLLAKGAFLYEQSIRVPLIMRWPKKMPSGKRVGDLTQLQDLACTSLSAAGIMNDKLQSTMPESGNLTALANGKAERWRDFAVSTFRNTGIMVDGQYPDPPIHVTMIRETRYKLIAYLNPRGSEEPFDGQIFDMHKDPHELNNLWDSPEHLEIKLRLMSRLAGWETRQELMLGSPIGGDVPGEKERLDNRLKK
- a CDS encoding L-fucose/L-arabinose isomerase family protein, which codes for MSKTVDIYLPLDARPVCNETIWPVAEKQINQICEVIKKAGWEPNILNPKGFASSVYEGMQTIQKSSAERLIVFFAGWTYPDFVVSPLWQTSENCRKLLLGSLIPDFPGAVGLMAAAAGCSQVGIETSRFFVENFEDHDSYFEAVKTFLETGKYEYPEQKSINIPVAQENRENAEKVREQLSGMIYGAVGPRSMEMWNKISDADFLQYFGIARLGFDGLRLAKMAEKIDESKAEKAMQFLIDNGMEFKLGSDPEKVLTKDMVIFQMKVYYALLELKKEFGLNFIGVQDQLDWIQHYPATDLTLGILNNKLRPEGDGNTFVSATEADDGAAVTMQVLKLLSGGQPVGFNDLRYWDSREGLYWFVNSGALAPHFAYGSNESLEGAWSERQTPMYFKAGGGTCSAAVKKPGVATWARFSYRKNKLYLCAGRGVTDVPTHDQWLKRTERCNRDWPHWYLRLCAKIEQNLNSNHPMAIFGDYLADLKALAEQMNIPFECWDYCTPSEIES
- a CDS encoding arylsulfatase, with translation MNHKKSFKNRSGLNRRTFLKSAAGAAFAGAGIKGLSSYAQAASNSYFGNTEGSLPNIVFIMADDLGYGELGCYGQEKIKTPNIDKLASEGMRFTQAYAGSSVCAPSRSSLLTGFHNGHNRIRDNLPHGVFLRPDDVTVAEVLQQAGYYTGCVGKWGVGNPGSWGVPEHQGFDYFYGHKNQDQAHFYYPDYLWENDKVKLLQEMEIVNEVGKMVGNRGGENRFYTHDLFTKKALQFIDRKHKSPLFLYLPYTIPHFSDYPAGTPEHFIVPDDKPYSEKGWTQIQKNYAAMITRMDKDVGKIIERLRKYGLESNTLAIFTSDNGPYGGAPIDFFNSQGPFRGKKRDLYEGGIRVPFIAKWPGVIKPGTKSEHIIAFWDILPTLAETAGLKPPGNIDGISFLPVLKGKPQKEHDYLFWDYGHVRKTYKAALRTGKWKGVFQTGRPPELYNLKKDKGEKINIAKQHPEIVQKIRALINKARKSTENYPNREL
- a CDS encoding SUMF1/EgtB/PvdO family nonheme iron enzyme, with protein sequence MYKHLLYWFLINMFCWAALPSKAHSSDFTNSLGMEMFRIEAGKFEMGGSEGETLIPSDQWDEKPVHQVTVTQPFYMASTEVTNAQYEQFDPEHSTFRGLRGVSSEDNDAVVYVSWNEAEAFCEWLSQKEGKNYRLPTEAEWEYACRAGTSTAYWTGSELPEAHHRNQWVERQGNHKDSDLRKLKGKVEVSLQVGTMPPNPWGLHEMHGNVEEWVSDWYGQYSNHSCLDPVGPADGMFKVTRGGSHNTALKYLRSANRSATLPEDKHWLIGFRVVQAPMPDTDPAQSVLPEMSDPSADQQNAQWSESTELPFFSGPIPFVQPDSEHPLMSELPHHHCPTITWAPNGDLIAAWFNTISEIGREMVIVSSRLRYNNGEWADKWDTARLFFAPADRNTTGSSLLNDGLGRIYFFNAIGDSGHHRDQSMMMSFSEDSGKTWSSPKIISDLKNRHKYTPMDSAFVENGGQRIVLSVDYAPIGHSANEAGSGVFISQDRGKSWLDKISNKSRPKVAHGSTDGLVAGFHINTVRLTDGRLLAMARGQGRFDINGHITKSYSNDEGETWTYQESCFPDISYGRRLVLMRLNKGPIMLVSFTDPTDGMEFLDSNGDSFTGYGMFAALSYDEGSTWPTQKLITPGKGTYDGKAHTGTFNATATQAEPKGYLAATQTPDDTIHLISSGLHYQYNLEWLETPADPPPVPNNSSENNSISPLLKWNKINNANSYRVYLGDSTETMQHLQTTADLEYQVASPLKAKNSYFWRVDALDEQGDLIQTGDVWKFTTGGLFGYWKLDEESGTTVKNAIEGGPDGTIVAPNNDYSRESGVIGKAVKFSPIDQTGDNGPRIELQDIGSHADIYTNTSTVAMWLYLDGHQQDPTGLFINRGTGTGFWMAGSNRHLRYMWDRGNYGSDITLPLNKWVYLAWVVEPNKASFYLFEDGEVRSWVNSQSHGLNAFSGPTRIGAEVLQRERFLSGMIDDVRIYNRPLSVSELQEFYQWEPLQSDLNKNGVVDGNDLMLFFAEWMYSSIE